In Solirubrobacterales bacterium, the sequence ATCGCGCGGCAGGACGGTCCCGTGATCCTGGTGGGCCACTCGTGGGGAGGGGTCGTGATAACCGAAGTCGGGATGGATCCCAAGGTCGTCGGCCTCGTCTACGTCGCCGCCTTCGGACCCGACGAGGGCGAGGCGGTCAGCGAACTGGGCAAGGCGTACCCGCCGCCGCCCGCACTCGCGTCGCCCAGCGTGGACCCGCAGGGCTTCATGACCCTGCCCACGGATTCGTTCAAGCTTTTCGCGTCGGACCTGCCGGCCGAGGCGGCGCGCTTAGCCGCGGCCACGCAGGGTCCCATCAACGTCTCGGCCTTCGGCGCCAAGGTGTCCGGCGTCGCGTGGAAGACGAAGCCCTCGTGGTACATCGTGTCCAAGCTCGACAACGCGATCGCGCCCGATGAAGAACGCTTCTTCGCGAAGCGCATGAAGGCGACGACGACCGAGCTCAACACGAGCCACATGGCGATGCTCTCGCAGCCGAAGGCGGTGGCCGAGGTCATCATGGACGCCGCGGCGAAAGCCAAGTGATCGAAAAGGCATAGACTACGGACGCTCGGCGGCGCGCCGCGCGAGCTGACACCGATGGAGCAGAACCCATGACCGAGCCCGCGCCGTTGATCCAGCCGACCCTCGCCTCGCCGGCGGAGCAGACGTTCCCGACGCTGACCCCGGCGCAGATCGAGCGGATCGCGGCGCACGGGCGCGTGCGTCCGATCCTGGCGGGTGAGGTGCTCGTCGAGGCGGGACAGCCGGTGATTCCGTTTTTCCTGGTCAAGGCCGGCCGGCTCGAGGCCGTCCGGCCCTCCGGCACCGGCGAGACACGGATCGCCGAGCAGGGTCCCGGTCAGTTCACCGGCGAGGTCACCATGCTCTCCGGCCGCCGTGCGCTCGTCCGCATACGGGCCATCGAGCCGGGCGAGGTCATCGAGCTGGACCGTGAAAATCTGCTGGCGCTCGTGCAGACCGACAGCGAGCTCGGCGAGATCATCATGCGGGCCTTCATCCTCCGCCGCGTCGAGCTCATCGCCCACGGCCTCGGTGACGTCGTGGTCCTCGGCTCGAATCACTGTTCCGCGACGCTGCGCGTGCGCGAATTCCTGACCCGCAACGGCCATCCCTATTCTTATATCGATCTCGACCGCGATGCCGGCGTGCAGGAGCTGCTGGATCAATTTCACCTCGGCGCCGAGGACGTGCCCGTTCTCATCTGCCGCGGCGAGGTGGTGCTGCGAAACCCGACGAATCAGCAGATCGCCGACTGCCTCGGCTTCAACGAAGGGATCGACCCGAGCCAGCTCCGCGATCTGGTCATCATCGGCGCCGGCCCCGCGGGGCTGGCGGCGGCCGTCTACGGCGCGTCGGAAGGGCTCGACGTCCTCGTCCTGGAGTCGAATGCGCCGGGCGGCCAGGCGGGCGCGAGCTCGAAGATCGAGAACTACCTCGGCTTTCCGACCGGCATTTCGGGCCAGGACCTCACGGCCCGCGCCTATACCCAGGCGCAGAAGTTCGGGGCGCAACTGCTGATCGCCAAAGGCGCCAGCCGGCTCGCCTGCGACCGCAAGCCGTATGCCCTCGAGATCGGCGGCGGCCCGCGCGTGCCGGCGCGCACCGTCATCATCGCGACGGGAGCGGAATATCGCCGGCTGGCGCTACCCAACCTCTCGCAATTCGAAGGCGCCGGCATGTACTACGCCGCGACCTTCATGGAGGCGCAATTGTGCGCCGGCGAAGAGGTGGTCGTCGTGGGAGGTGGGAACTCCGCCGGCCAGGCCGCGGTCTTCCTCGCGCAGACGGCCCGGCATGTGCACGTGCTCGTCCGCTCGGATGGGCTCGCGGAGAGCATGTCGCGGTATCTGATCCGGCGCATCGAGGACAACCCCGCGATCGACTTGCGGACGCACACGGAGCTCACGTCCCTCGAAGGGA encodes:
- a CDS encoding alpha/beta hydrolase, which gives rise to MILVGHSWGGVVITEVGMDPKVVGLVYVAAFGPDEGEAVSELGKAYPPPPALASPSVDPQGFMTLPTDSFKLFASDLPAEAARLAAATQGPINVSAFGAKVSGVAWKTKPSWYIVSKLDNAIAPDEERFFAKRMKATTTELNTSHMAMLSQPKAVAEVIMDAAAKAK
- a CDS encoding FAD-dependent oxidoreductase is translated as MTEPAPLIQPTLASPAEQTFPTLTPAQIERIAAHGRVRPILAGEVLVEAGQPVIPFFLVKAGRLEAVRPSGTGETRIAEQGPGQFTGEVTMLSGRRALVRIRAIEPGEVIELDRENLLALVQTDSELGEIIMRAFILRRVELIAHGLGDVVVLGSNHCSATLRVREFLTRNGHPYSYIDLDRDAGVQELLDQFHLGAEDVPVLICRGEVVLRNPTNQQIADCLGFNEGIDPSQLRDLVIIGAGPAGLAAAVYGASEGLDVLVLESNAPGGQAGASSKIENYLGFPTGISGQDLTARAYTQAQKFGAQLLIAKGASRLACDRKPYALEIGGGPRVPARTVIIATGAEYRRLALPNLSQFEGAGMYYAATFMEAQLCAGEEVVVVGGGNSAGQAAVFLAQTARHVHVLVRSDGLAESMSRYLIRRIEDNPAIDLRTHTELTSLEGSDHLERVRWRDNETGDTETRDVRHVFVMTGASPNTHWLDGCIALDAKGFIKTGPDLSPEELTAAQWPLARAPFLLETSLPGVFAVGDVRGGNIKRVASAVGEGSIAVAFVHQVLHE